One Hordeum vulgare subsp. vulgare chromosome 4H, MorexV3_pseudomolecules_assembly, whole genome shotgun sequence DNA window includes the following coding sequences:
- the LOC123447984 gene encoding syntaxin-61-like, with amino-acid sequence MTPAQDPFYIVKDEIQDSIDKVQDTFNQWKQTPENTGEYVHLTRELLTTCESVQWQVDELEKAISVAERDPAYYGLNEVEIGKRRNWTSTARSQVVSVRRNVEAGKHKGAFGRSANPPELGRSKQHIAQDNDDFIASESDQQMLLMKRQDDELDALSASVQRIGGVGLTIHEELVGQEKLLGELSLDMETTSNRLDFVQKRVAMVLKKASLKGQIMMIAFLVVLFIILFVLVFLT; translated from the exons ATGACCCCCGCGCAGGACCCCTTCTACATCGTCAAGGACGAGATCCAGGATTCC ATTGACAAAGTACAAGACACTTTTAATCAATGGAAGCAAACACCTGAAAACACAGGCGAGTATGTGCATCTGACCAGAGAACTGCTAACCACCTGTGAGAGTGTCCAATGGCAG GTGGATGAGTTAGAGAAGGCAATCTCAGTTGCTGAGAGAGATCCAGCTTACTATGGACTTAACGAGGTTGAAATTGGAAAAAGGAGGAACTGGACTAGCACTGCCCGCAGCCAG GTGGTCTCCGTACGGAGGAATGTTGAAGCTGGAAAGCACAAGGGTGCATTTGGACGTTCAGCCAATCCTCCCGAACTAGGCAGATCCAAGCAGCACATTGCTCAGGATAACGATGACTTCATTGCTTCAGAATCTGATCAACAGATGCTCCTGATGAA GCGTCAAGATGATGAGCTGGATGCTCTTAGTGCTAGTGTCCAGCGAATTGGAGGTGTAGGTCTCACAATACACGAAGAGCTTGTCGGACAG GAAAAACTTTTAGGTGAACTAAGCCTCGACATGGAAACTACTTCCAATCGGCTCGATTTTGTGCAG AAAAGAGTGGCTATGGTTCTAAAGAAGGCCAGCTTGAAAGGGCAGATcatgatgatagctttcttggtGGTACTTTTCATCATCCTTTTCGTTTTGGTATTCTTGACTTGA